In Rhodohalobacter barkolensis, the following proteins share a genomic window:
- a CDS encoding Na+/H+ antiporter NhaC family protein, with protein MSNFLEDTVQKWKTPEIRRRIYFGAFMALVIAGVYYALNWGSFPEQDGHFGFWSVMPPLVAILLAFWTREVVSALFIGIFLGGVIAGQLNIVQDFLIPSIGTESFALILLVYLWALGGLIGIWTRTGGAEVFAKWASEKMVVGPRSAKFFTWLMGLVFHQGGTISTVLTGATVRPIADKHKVSHEELSYMVDSTASPAATLIPFNVWPIYVAGLVLGTISIFETANDGIQFFLASLPYNFYAIFAILITLLFAIEKLPWIPGKKMRKAIERSRTKGTLDRKGATPMAADELTQSKIPSGYKPGLIDFFGPIGALLGIAIIPYLYTFFILGSDEPTLLIAEAFVLAVLAGIGIAIAKGMSLQVAINGFIDGCKGVTIGAIILALAVTLKEVADAVGTANYVVMMIGDLVWPAFLPGVLMILCMLIAFSTGTSWGTYAVVFPIAVPLAWAVVPEDIFFLQLCFAAVIGGSVMGDQCSPISDTTILSSLSTGCDLMDHVTTQLPIAIMAGVLAMISYAVMVVLFV; from the coding sequence ATGAGCAATTTTTTAGAGGATACAGTACAAAAGTGGAAAACCCCCGAGATTCGACGGAGAATCTATTTCGGAGCTTTTATGGCTCTGGTTATAGCAGGTGTATATTATGCATTGAACTGGGGCAGTTTCCCGGAACAGGATGGACATTTCGGATTTTGGTCGGTCATGCCTCCACTGGTTGCCATCCTGCTCGCTTTCTGGACTCGCGAAGTTGTGAGTGCGCTGTTTATCGGTATTTTTCTGGGTGGCGTTATCGCCGGGCAATTGAATATCGTACAGGACTTTCTGATCCCTTCCATCGGAACTGAAAGTTTTGCATTAATCCTGCTGGTTTATCTTTGGGCTTTGGGCGGACTGATTGGAATTTGGACCCGTACCGGTGGAGCTGAGGTTTTTGCCAAGTGGGCATCAGAAAAAATGGTTGTCGGGCCTAGGTCTGCAAAGTTTTTTACCTGGCTGATGGGACTGGTTTTTCACCAGGGCGGAACCATCAGTACGGTATTAACCGGAGCAACAGTGAGGCCGATAGCCGATAAGCATAAGGTTTCACACGAAGAGCTCTCTTATATGGTAGACAGTACGGCATCACCTGCCGCTACGCTGATTCCTTTTAATGTTTGGCCCATTTATGTAGCCGGGCTTGTTCTTGGCACCATTTCCATTTTTGAAACTGCAAACGACGGAATTCAATTTTTCCTCGCCTCCTTGCCCTATAATTTTTACGCTATTTTTGCAATTCTCATCACGCTGTTATTTGCCATCGAAAAATTGCCGTGGATTCCCGGCAAAAAGATGCGAAAAGCCATAGAACGTTCCCGAACCAAGGGAACACTCGATCGAAAAGGGGCTACACCTATGGCAGCCGATGAACTGACACAAAGCAAAATTCCAAGTGGATATAAACCCGGCCTGATTGACTTTTTCGGCCCGATTGGTGCACTTTTGGGCATCGCTATCATTCCCTACCTCTACACCTTTTTTATTCTTGGATCGGACGAACCCACATTGTTGATTGCCGAGGCATTTGTGCTTGCAGTGCTTGCAGGAATTGGAATTGCCATAGCAAAGGGGATGAGTCTGCAGGTTGCCATTAACGGTTTCATTGACGGCTGTAAAGGTGTCACCATTGGGGCCATTATTTTGGCTCTTGCTGTTACTCTGAAAGAGGTTGCTGATGCTGTTGGAACGGCCAATTACGTTGTGATGATGATCGGCGACCTGGTATGGCCCGCGTTTTTGCCCGGTGTGTTGATGATCCTGTGCATGCTGATCGCCTTTTCCACCGGAACCTCCTGGGGAACCTACGCTGTCGTTTTTCCAATTGCTGTTCCGCTTGCCTGGGCCGTGGTTCCGGAAGACATCTTCTTCCTGCAGCTCTGTTTTGCTGCGGTTATCGGCGGCAGTGTAATGGGCGATCAATGCTCCCCTATTTCTGATACTACCATCCTCAGTTCACTCTCAACCGGTTGTGATCTGATGGATCACGTAACCACACAGCTTCCGATTGCCATAATGGCGGGTGTTTTAGCCATGATCAGTTATGCAGTCATGGTTGTGTTATTTGTATAA